CAAGAAAGGAAGAGTGGGTGATATGAGTACGTCGACCTTTTCGAAAGTTTGGGCGAAATCAATATTTAATTGATAGCGAATTTGTTGCGCTTGTATATAATCGACAGCCGAAGGCAGCTCTCCAAACTCAAGTAAAAATCGGACATCGTCCCCAAAGTCTTCAGGCCGAGAAACAAGGTTATCATGATGGATGGCACTTGCTTCGGTTACAATCGTGACCAATTCGGCGAATTCTGAATATTGAAGCGATGGAATTTTGACTGTTTCGATTTTAGCTCCCAATTGCTCCAATTGTTTGATGGCATGGCGGACGGCATCCTCTACTTGTTTATCGACGTTGTTGAAAAAATATTCCTCATTAATGCCGACGACGGTTTCACTTAAATCAGCAGATAGCAATTTTGTGTAATCCTTGACCGGTGTATGAATTGACGTCGGATCTTTAGAATCATATCCGGCAAGAACTTCTAATAAAAGAGCCGAGTCGTAGACTGATTTTGTCATTGGTCCAATATGATCCAACGACCAGGAAAGCGGAAAACATCCGTATTTACTAATTCTTCCGTGTGTTGGTTTTAAACCTACAATTCCGCACATTGAGGCGGGAATTCGTATGGAGCCCCCTGTATCTGTTCCAAGTGAAGCAATTGTCATATCGCTTACAACAGCTGCACCAGAGCCACCGCTGGAACCTCCAGGAATTTTTTCCGTATTCCATGGATTTCGGCAAGCGCCGAAGTGTGGATTTGTCGTTGTTGCTCCCCAAGCGTATTCGTGCATGTTCAATTTCCCGGTAAAGATGACACCGGCTTCTTTTAATTTGGCAACGACCGTTGCGTCATAATCAGGAACAAAATCTTGATGGATTTTCGAGCCAATTGTTACCGTTTCATTTTTGAAATACAAGTTGTCCTTCAAAGCCATCGGAATGCCATGTAAGCGCCCGCGATATTTGCCTTCCATCATTTCTTTTTCGGCTTTTATTGCTTCTTTCATCGCTTCTTCTTTTGAAAGGCGAATAAATGCATTAATCTTTTCATCGTAAGCAGTTGTCCGTTCTAACACAGCCTCTGTTACTTCTACAGGAGAAATTTCTCTGCCGCGAATTAATGGAGCGAGCTCTTCAATCGTTTTTGACGCCAAATCATTGCTCATTTTGTTCACCTCCCGGTACATGGATGAGACCGATGCTGCTGTCAGCGAGATTTGCGTTTTTTAAGTTGCGTTTTAATTGTTGAAAGGATTGCCATTGCATAACAAGTGGTTCTAAATGTTCTTCCTGTACATTGATTCCTTTGTCTTCAAGCGTTTTTCTCAATGCTTTCTTCAACTGTCTATCATCCCTTTCCAATTTTAATAGGTACAAATAAGTGAGCGAAGAGCGCTAGTAAAACCATAGTTAGAAGAATAGTTAATTGAATTATTGAAATGTTAGGACAAATAAAATCTACTATACCTTACTTGAATTGTCAATAGAAAGACAGAATGTTAAAGAAACTGCCATTTGCCCAATCACGCATGTATTTACGCACATAACCTATACAAAAACGTTGCAAATAAAAAGAGGCGATGTGATATGCGTTTAGAACGGCCGTTAGAAAAGTTTGTTGACGCCTTGCCGATTTTGGAGACATTGAAGCCAATCAGAAAAACAAAAAAGAAGACGTACTATGAAGTGACGATGAAGGAGTTTCGGCAAAAACTCCATCGTGATTTAAGGCCGACCCGGCTATGGGGATATGAATCAATGTTTCCTGGCCCTACATTTGAAGTACGTAGAGATGAGCTTGTAGAAGTAATGTGGAAAAATGATCTGCCTGCAAGTCATTTTCTTCCGCTTGACCAAACGCTTCACAATGTAGAAGGCAACCCTGAAACTAGGACAGTCGTTCATTTACATGGGGGAGAGACGCCTCCACATAGTGATGGACATCCTGACGCTTGGTTTACAAAAGATTTTAAAGAAACGGGCCCTGAATTTACGAGAAAGGTATATCAATATCCGAATCACCAGCGAGCAAGTTTGCTTTGGTATCACGATCACGCAGTTGGGATTACACGATTAAATGTATATGCTGGGCTTGCTGGACTTTATCTTATACGAGATGAAAAAGAAGAGCGTTTAAATCTCCCAAAAGGAGACTATGAAATTCCACTTGTGATCCAAGATCGTTCGTTTAATGAAGACGGATCGCTTTTTTATCCAGATCAACCTGATCCGCCAATTCCAAATGCGCCTTATCCTTCTGTTGTTCCATTTTTCTGTGGGGATACAATTTTAGTTAATGGAAAAGTTTGGCCTTACTTGGAAGTGGAACCAAGAAAGTACCGATTTCGCATTTTAAATGCTTCAAACACACGTAATTTTACACTGAGCCTCGATTCTGGCCAGCCATTTTATCAAATTGGGTCTGATGGAGGTTTGTTTTCGAAGCCGGTGAAAGTGGAATCAATTGACATGCATCCTGCTGAGCGTGTCGATATTATTGTCGATTTTTCGCGTTATAAAGGTGAAGAGATTATTTTAAAAAATGGTTCTGGCTGTGGAGGGCCCGTTGATCCTGAAACAGACGGCAATGTCATGCAGTTTCGGGTAAAACGCACATTAGATACACCAGATACTAGCATCATTCCAAAGCAATTAGACGATCTTCCGCTACCGCCAAAGGATGCCATCCAAACGGTTAGAAATTTAAAATTAATCGGTTCCCAAGATGAATTTGGCCGTCCTCTTTTGTTATTGGATAATCAAATGTGGGATGACCCTGTCACTGAGAAGCCTCGAGTAGGGGATACGGAAATATGGGTTTTTGTCAATACAACGGCATTCGCCCATCCGATGCATGTCCATCTCGTACAATTCCAAGTGCTCAGTCACCAAGCCTTTGACTTAGACCATTATAATGAAACGGGAAACATCGTATTTACTGGACCCGTTATGGCTCCCGCTCCTAACAATAGAGGGCTGAAAGATACCATTACTGTTCCTCCGGGCAGCGTGACGAAAATCATTGCAAAATTTTCACCATACACCGGAACGTATGTATGGCATTGCCATATATTAGAACATGAAGACTACGATATGATGCGCCCTTTTGAAGTCGTTCAAAAGAAACAAATCAGGAAAAGAAAAAACGAGCAAAACGAATGATTGCCAAAAACCTTCCAAGTTGAAGGTTTTTTGCATTACAATAGAATAAGGAATGGTTTTTTAAGAGGTGAACAAAATGTCTGATTACCAGATTAATCTTGTGGAGGACGAGCAAAGCTTGGCCCGCATTTTAAAGACCTATTTAGAAAAAGAGGGTTGGCAGGTGAATGTATTTTATCGTGGTGAAGACGCATTAGAGCATCTTCATTCACCGTGTCATTTATGGATCTTAGATATTATGCTTCCGGGAATTGATGGCTATGAAGTACTGAAAAAAATTAAAAGCAATTCAGATACACCCGTTATCTTTATTTCAGCAAGGGATCAAGATCTCGATCGGATCGTCGGGCTTGAACTTGGCGGAGACGACTATTTGTCAAAGCCTTTTCTGCCTAGGGAACTCGTCATCCGGGCACGAAAGCTGTTAAAGCTCTTTCATGAGCAGCACCATTCAAAGACGATTGAGCTATGCGGGTATTCGATCGATTTTATTAAACGGAAAATCATAAGCAAAGATGAGGAAATCGAATTGACGACAAAAGAAATGGATGTTGTTCTTTTACTCGCGGGGCACTTGAATAAGATTCTTAAGAGAGAGATTATTTTGCAGCACGTTTGGGGAGAGGATTACTTCGGTTCGACAAGAGCAGTTGATGATGTCATTCGGCGAATTCGGAAAAAAATGCCTCGTCTCAATTTGGAAACAGTGTATGGCTACGGCTACAGGATCGTTCCCCAATGAGCAAAGCGAACTTAACCCAGCGCATCTGGTTGTCTTTCATTGCGATTATTGTCATGCTTGGCGTTCTCATTGCAGTTATTTATCCGCTTTCGATCCAAGGAACGCTAGAAGAGGAATCTTATCAGATTATTTTAGACGAGCAGCGCAGGTTTATTAATCCAATATCCGATGACTTTCTATTGGATGAAAATAAAAAAGATTTCATCGAACGGCGTGAAGCCGCCCGTTCTGTAGGAC
The Pueribacillus theae genome window above contains:
- a CDS encoding amidase, with translation MSNDLASKTIEELAPLIRGREISPVEVTEAVLERTTAYDEKINAFIRLSKEEAMKEAIKAEKEMMEGKYRGRLHGIPMALKDNLYFKNETVTIGSKIHQDFVPDYDATVVAKLKEAGVIFTGKLNMHEYAWGATTTNPHFGACRNPWNTEKIPGGSSGGSGAAVVSDMTIASLGTDTGGSIRIPASMCGIVGLKPTHGRISKYGCFPLSWSLDHIGPMTKSVYDSALLLEVLAGYDSKDPTSIHTPVKDYTKLLSADLSETVVGINEEYFFNNVDKQVEDAVRHAIKQLEQLGAKIETVKIPSLQYSEFAELVTIVTEASAIHHDNLVSRPEDFGDDVRFLLEFGELPSAVDYIQAQQIRYQLNIDFAQTFEKVDVLISPTLPFLPPNIGDSTVDINGNKYSFLDQVIRFTGPGNITGLPSLSIPCGLSGKLPIGMQIMGPAFKEENVLNVAYAYEKTNALQGKKPNLDEIASK
- a CDS encoding multicopper oxidase family protein — protein: MRLERPLEKFVDALPILETLKPIRKTKKKTYYEVTMKEFRQKLHRDLRPTRLWGYESMFPGPTFEVRRDELVEVMWKNDLPASHFLPLDQTLHNVEGNPETRTVVHLHGGETPPHSDGHPDAWFTKDFKETGPEFTRKVYQYPNHQRASLLWYHDHAVGITRLNVYAGLAGLYLIRDEKEERLNLPKGDYEIPLVIQDRSFNEDGSLFYPDQPDPPIPNAPYPSVVPFFCGDTILVNGKVWPYLEVEPRKYRFRILNASNTRNFTLSLDSGQPFYQIGSDGGLFSKPVKVESIDMHPAERVDIIVDFSRYKGEEIILKNGSGCGGPVDPETDGNVMQFRVKRTLDTPDTSIIPKQLDDLPLPPKDAIQTVRNLKLIGSQDEFGRPLLLLDNQMWDDPVTEKPRVGDTEIWVFVNTTAFAHPMHVHLVQFQVLSHQAFDLDHYNETGNIVFTGPVMAPAPNNRGLKDTITVPPGSVTKIIAKFSPYTGTYVWHCHILEHEDYDMMRPFEVVQKKQIRKRKNEQNE
- a CDS encoding response regulator transcription factor; the encoded protein is MSDYQINLVEDEQSLARILKTYLEKEGWQVNVFYRGEDALEHLHSPCHLWILDIMLPGIDGYEVLKKIKSNSDTPVIFISARDQDLDRIVGLELGGDDYLSKPFLPRELVIRARKLLKLFHEQHHSKTIELCGYSIDFIKRKIISKDEEIELTTKEMDVVLLLAGHLNKILKREIILQHVWGEDYFGSTRAVDDVIRRIRKKMPRLNLETVYGYGYRIVPQ